A single region of the Rhizophagus irregularis chromosome 27, complete sequence genome encodes:
- a CDS encoding Dynein light chain Tctex-type, which produces MSSEEKPTIKNVDMTDEMQQEAIDCARQALEKYNIEKDIAAHIKREFDKRHGTTWHCIVGRNFGSYVTHETKHFIYFYIGNIAILLFKSG; this is translated from the exons atgtCTTCTGAAGAAAAGCCAACCATCAAGAATGTTGACATGACCGATGAGATGCAGCAGGAAGCTATAGATTGTGCTAGGCAAGCGttggaaaaatataatattgagAAAGATATTGCAGCTCATATTAAACGTGAATTCGATAAAAGACACGGAACAACTTGGCACTGTATCGTTGGAAGAAATTTCGGAAGCTACGTGACTCACG AAACCAAGCATTTCATCTACTTTTACATTGGAAATATTGCTATACTCCTGTTCAAATCTGGATAA